The Leptospira levettii genome has a segment encoding these proteins:
- a CDS encoding tetratricopeptide repeat protein, with protein sequence MSSSSFQLSLDLAKDHFKIGDLDRAEFHLRSSLELEESEEAYFYLGLVQNALGSWSDALASYYKAVSLDHEYGNPCNEIGVLLLRMGNDKEAVYWLKKSVRCERNDAPHISYFNLATLYKLWNRPERSLQYLHKALSLKKDFLEANELWRELKADEEAPSN encoded by the coding sequence TTGTCTTCAAGTTCTTTCCAACTTTCTTTAGATTTAGCAAAAGACCATTTTAAAATCGGTGATTTAGACCGTGCCGAATTCCACCTTCGTTCCAGTTTAGAATTGGAAGAATCAGAGGAAGCCTATTTTTACTTGGGACTTGTCCAAAACGCTCTTGGATCCTGGAGTGATGCCTTGGCTTCGTATTACAAAGCCGTTAGTTTGGACCATGAATATGGAAATCCATGTAACGAAATTGGTGTTTTACTACTTCGTATGGGCAATGACAAAGAAGCAGTGTATTGGTTAAAAAAATCAGTACGATGTGAACGAAACGATGCACCACACATTTCTTATTTTAACCTAGCAACTTTGTATAAACTCTGGAACCGTCCAGAAAGATCCCTTCAATATTTGCACAAAGCTCTTTCATTAAAAAAAGATTTTTTAGAAGCAAATGAACTTTGGCGAGAGTTAAAAGCGGACGAAGAAGCTCCTTCCAATTAA
- a CDS encoding NAD(P)/FAD-dependent oxidoreductase, translating into MKSIQSFEIAIIGGSFSGLSAALSLVRSLRNIVVIDSGNPCNQNTPASHNFITHDGTNPKLIREKTIYDLSKYPNFHSIYGEVNSIEKSDKGFLLKGNGIPLLQADKIIFATGLKDVLPEIPGFAESWGKSILHCPYCHGYEVVGKTTGLWMNENGVFEHAKFLKHWAKEIKVYTNGPIQFSEEEEVKLKKEGVSFITEKVKTLIHDKGQLTSIQFVSGKETPLDVLYARVPMVQHSSLPESLGCKILPSGHLEVSNFYETNLPGVYAVGDMASIFRSVAHAVHSGNIAGAMLNRAMILS; encoded by the coding sequence GGAGTTTTTCTGGACTCTCCGCTGCCCTATCCCTTGTCCGTTCCCTTAGAAATATAGTCGTCATCGACTCTGGAAATCCTTGTAATCAAAATACACCTGCATCGCATAACTTCATTACACATGACGGAACGAATCCAAAGTTAATCCGTGAAAAAACCATTTACGATTTATCGAAGTATCCCAATTTCCATTCCATATATGGTGAAGTGAATTCCATTGAAAAATCTGACAAAGGGTTTTTATTAAAAGGGAATGGGATTCCCCTTCTCCAAGCTGATAAAATTATTTTTGCTACTGGACTTAAGGATGTATTACCTGAAATACCTGGTTTTGCAGAATCTTGGGGCAAATCGATACTTCACTGTCCTTATTGTCATGGATATGAAGTTGTAGGTAAAACGACAGGGTTATGGATGAATGAAAACGGCGTATTCGAACATGCTAAATTTCTTAAACATTGGGCAAAAGAAATAAAAGTTTATACAAATGGTCCGATTCAATTTTCGGAGGAAGAAGAAGTAAAATTAAAAAAGGAAGGAGTCAGTTTTATAACAGAAAAAGTCAAAACACTCATTCATGATAAAGGTCAGTTAACATCAATTCAGTTTGTATCAGGTAAGGAAACTCCTCTCGATGTTCTTTATGCGCGTGTCCCAATGGTACAACATTCATCATTACCAGAATCTTTAGGTTGTAAAATATTACCGAGTGGTCATTTGGAAGTTTCCAATTTTTATGAAACTAATCTTCCAGGAGTTTATGCAGTTGGTGATATGGCATCTATATTTCGATCAGTGGCACATGCTGTCCATTCAGGGAACATTGCAGGTGCCATGTTAAATCGAGCTATGATTTTGTCTTAA